A region of Vibrio chagasii DNA encodes the following proteins:
- a CDS encoding HAD family hydrolase, producing the protein MNKGTKSTVATKLTKTVLFDWGNTLMIDFPDAQGKMCDWEIVQEVSGAQALLAELSKHHNIYIATNAADSSKTDIICAFERVGLSQYIDGYFCKASIGLSKYEPGFYPAIISQLGIKPKEITMIGDTLEKDIYPALEAGLQAVWLNTEGDIPDTILPIVEVQNLIELLELCNG; encoded by the coding sequence ATGAACAAGGGTACAAAATCAACGGTTGCAACCAAGCTGACCAAAACAGTGTTATTTGATTGGGGCAATACCTTAATGATCGACTTCCCAGACGCACAAGGGAAAATGTGTGACTGGGAAATCGTACAAGAAGTGAGTGGAGCACAAGCTTTACTCGCTGAATTGTCCAAGCATCACAACATCTACATCGCTACTAATGCGGCCGATTCAAGCAAAACTGACATCATCTGTGCGTTTGAGCGAGTTGGCCTGTCGCAATACATTGATGGTTACTTCTGTAAGGCGAGTATTGGTTTATCTAAATACGAGCCGGGCTTCTATCCTGCGATCATCTCGCAACTCGGGATAAAGCCAAAAGAGATCACCATGATTGGCGATACCCTAGAGAAAGATATCTACCCAGCGCTAGAAGCTGGCCTACAGGCAGTTTGGCTCAACACAGAAGGTGATATTCCAGATACAATCTTACCTATTGTTGAGGTTCAAAACCTGATCGAACTACTGGAGTTATGCAATGGATGA
- a CDS encoding YkgJ family cysteine cluster protein yields MKDCNQCGKCCIKYGDGDLAATQEEIDLWELFNPDIFEYVRGGEIWFDPLSGERLTRCPFLEVAPNKNTNAQAKYTCSIYLDRPEDCRHYPSLINEMVRDECEMIEVVDLQDTKKAQRKLDLLMKGSRPSSF; encoded by the coding sequence ATGAAAGATTGTAATCAATGCGGAAAATGTTGCATCAAATATGGGGATGGCGACCTCGCCGCAACTCAAGAAGAGATTGATTTGTGGGAACTGTTCAACCCGGACATCTTTGAATATGTTCGCGGTGGTGAAATTTGGTTCGATCCTCTATCCGGCGAACGTTTAACTCGTTGTCCGTTTCTAGAGGTCGCCCCGAATAAAAACACAAACGCTCAAGCCAAATACACCTGCAGTATTTACTTAGACCGCCCAGAGGATTGCCGACACTACCCTAGTCTAATCAATGAGATGGTCAGGGATGAGTGTGAGATGATTGAAGTAGTGGATCTGCAAGATACGAAAAAAGCTCAAAGAAAACTCGACCTTTTAATGAAAGGAAGTCGCCCTTCAAGCTTTTGA
- the glpQ gene encoding glycerophosphodiester phosphodiesterase, translating to MKTTSLSLTLLALSLSANAFADPLVIAHRGASGYLPEHTLPAKALAYAMKPDYIEQDVVMTKDDQLVVLHDHYLDRVTDVAERFPDRAREDGRYYAIDFTLAEIKSLRVTEGFKLDEQGNKVAGYPTRFPMWQSDFRVPTFAEEIEMIQGLNKTLGYDVGIYPEIKAPWFHRHEGKDISKAVLATLHQYGYLSKDDKVYLQCFDANELKRINDELMPAMEMDLKLVQLMAYTDWNETMTYKGDVATPYSYDWMFEKGGMAKVATYADGIGPWKPMLVDDASTKDNIIIKPLMKSAKDAGLDVHPYTFRADPGRIPGYADNFDGMLDVFYNQVKVDGVFTDFPDKAVDFLNR from the coding sequence ATGAAAACAACGTCACTGTCCCTGACTCTATTGGCTCTAAGCTTATCGGCTAACGCCTTTGCCGATCCTTTGGTTATTGCTCACCGAGGCGCATCGGGCTACTTACCTGAGCACACTCTGCCTGCTAAGGCTCTTGCGTACGCAATGAAGCCGGACTACATCGAACAAGATGTTGTGATGACCAAAGACGACCAACTCGTCGTACTTCACGATCATTATCTAGATCGCGTTACCGATGTTGCAGAGCGCTTTCCTGACCGTGCGCGTGAAGATGGGCGCTACTACGCGATAGATTTTACACTCGCTGAGATAAAATCATTAAGAGTGACAGAAGGCTTTAAGCTTGATGAGCAAGGGAACAAAGTCGCAGGTTACCCAACACGCTTCCCAATGTGGCAGTCTGATTTCCGAGTACCAACGTTTGCAGAAGAAATCGAAATGATCCAAGGCTTGAATAAGACCCTTGGCTATGACGTTGGTATCTACCCAGAAATCAAAGCACCTTGGTTCCACCGTCATGAAGGCAAAGACATCTCTAAAGCAGTACTGGCTACCTTGCATCAATATGGTTACCTATCTAAAGACGATAAGGTCTACTTGCAGTGTTTCGATGCGAACGAACTAAAACGTATAAACGACGAACTCATGCCTGCGATGGAAATGGACCTTAAGCTTGTTCAGCTAATGGCTTACACGGACTGGAATGAAACCATGACTTACAAAGGCGATGTAGCGACGCCTTATAGTTATGATTGGATGTTCGAGAAGGGCGGCATGGCAAAAGTCGCGACTTATGCTGACGGTATTGGTCCTTGGAAGCCTATGCTGGTGGACGATGCATCAACCAAAGACAACATCATTATTAAGCCATTGATGAAGTCAGCGAAAGACGCTGGCTTAGATGTTCACCCATATACATTCCGCGCTGATCCAGGCCGAATTCCAGGCTATGCTGATAACTTCGATGGGATGTTGGATGTGTTTTATAACCAAGTGAAAGTCGACGGTGTGTTTACCGACTTCCCAGACAAAGCTGTAGACTTTTTAAACCGTTAA
- a CDS encoding STAS/SEC14 domain-containing protein: protein MSVERHGISVGIERVSGETIIVFKAKGKLTHDDYQAMIPILKTTIKEIDSSALKMMVDISTLTGWELRAALDDFKLGLELNSKIDKIAICGDKSWQELASKVGSWFVSGEIKSFEDHDSAIEWLVD from the coding sequence ATGAGTGTCGAACGTCATGGAATATCGGTTGGAATTGAGCGTGTTAGCGGCGAAACCATTATCGTGTTCAAAGCGAAAGGGAAACTAACGCACGACGACTATCAAGCGATGATACCTATCTTAAAAACCACCATAAAAGAGATCGATTCATCAGCATTAAAGATGATGGTCGATATCTCAACGCTGACGGGGTGGGAATTACGCGCCGCATTGGATGATTTCAAACTCGGGTTAGAGCTCAACTCCAAGATAGACAAGATCGCTATTTGTGGTGATAAAAGCTGGCAAGAACTGGCATCAAAAGTGGGGAGCTGGTTTGTGTCTGGTGAAATCAAATCATTCGAAGATCACGACTCTGCCATAGAGTGGCTTGTTGATTAG
- a CDS encoding D-2-hydroxyacid dehydrogenase family protein yields MKIAILDDYQNAVKSLECYRKLEDHDVTVFTETYPENELALKLYDFEALVLIRERTEITESLLSKLPNLKVISQTGKVSNHIDPQLCERFGVKVLEGRGSPVAPSELCWALIMAASRHIPTYASNLKQNQWQDSGVLGLGRTLRGLKLGIWGYGKIGRCIAQYAKAFGMDVMVWGSQNSREQAQADGFEAAATKQAFFESVDVLSLHLRLNSVTKGCVTANDLSVMKPDSLFVNISRAELVEPNALFNELTKVPSKRAAIDVFDIEPATPNNEPLLSLPNVTATPHLGYVEQNSYELYFDIAFDNILSYHKVGI; encoded by the coding sequence GTGAAAATTGCGATATTGGATGATTATCAAAATGCAGTAAAAAGTCTCGAGTGTTACCGAAAGTTGGAAGATCATGACGTAACCGTATTCACCGAGACCTATCCAGAAAATGAACTAGCGTTGAAGCTGTACGATTTTGAGGCGCTTGTGCTGATCCGCGAGCGTACCGAAATTACGGAGTCGCTGCTATCTAAACTGCCAAACTTAAAAGTGATCAGCCAAACCGGAAAAGTCAGTAATCACATAGATCCTCAGCTGTGTGAACGTTTCGGTGTTAAAGTGCTAGAAGGGCGAGGTTCACCTGTCGCGCCCTCTGAGCTCTGTTGGGCATTGATTATGGCGGCATCTCGTCACATTCCTACTTACGCTTCAAACCTTAAACAGAACCAATGGCAAGATTCAGGTGTACTCGGTTTAGGCAGAACGCTAAGGGGCCTAAAGCTTGGCATTTGGGGCTATGGAAAAATTGGGCGCTGCATCGCGCAATATGCCAAAGCATTCGGGATGGATGTTATGGTGTGGGGTAGCCAAAATTCGCGAGAACAAGCACAAGCCGATGGGTTCGAGGCGGCAGCAACCAAGCAGGCATTTTTCGAGAGTGTTGACGTACTCTCATTACACCTCCGTTTAAACAGTGTCACTAAAGGCTGTGTTACTGCTAATGACCTGAGCGTAATGAAACCTGATTCACTATTCGTGAATATCAGCCGTGCGGAGTTAGTCGAGCCTAATGCGTTATTTAATGAACTCACCAAGGTACCAAGTAAACGAGCAGCAATTGATGTGTTTGATATTGAACCTGCGACTCCGAATAACGAACCTCTGTTATCTCTACCAAATGTGACTGCAACGCCGCATTTGGGCTACGTTGAACAAAATAGTTACGAACTCTACTTTGATATCGCTTTTGATAACATTCTGTCCTATCACAAAGTTGGCATATAG
- a CDS encoding NUDIX domain-containing protein: MNKVIDKLAWIFIQDGKLLMVRSKGKELFYLPGGKREAGESDEQALLREIKEEISVDLVPDSIKYVETFTGQADGKAEGVSVQLTCYAADYTGELSPDAEIEELKFVDGNDREVCSLAALVALDWLEENQYLS; the protein is encoded by the coding sequence ATGAATAAGGTAATTGATAAGCTCGCTTGGATATTTATTCAAGATGGCAAGCTGCTGATGGTGAGATCAAAAGGCAAAGAACTATTTTACTTACCGGGCGGAAAACGCGAAGCGGGTGAAAGTGATGAGCAAGCATTGCTTCGTGAAATCAAAGAAGAGATTTCAGTCGATTTAGTACCTGATTCAATCAAATACGTTGAGACGTTTACTGGCCAAGCTGATGGCAAAGCGGAAGGCGTTTCTGTGCAATTGACTTGTTACGCTGCTGACTACACAGGTGAACTATCACCAGACGCTGAAATCGAAGAGCTTAAGTTTGTCGATGGCAATGACAGAGAAGTATGTTCATTGGCAGCACTGGTCGCGCTAGATTGGTTAGAAGAGAATCAGTACTTGTCGTAA
- a CDS encoding DUF3297 family protein → MSDTNSRPALPDHLAGNPRSPHHVAECFEYPIGIRLNGKERTDVEEYCISEGWVKIPSPKALDRFGQPMLITLKGTVEAYYIEE, encoded by the coding sequence ATGAGCGATACTAATTCAAGACCAGCTTTACCAGATCATCTTGCAGGCAACCCACGCAGCCCACACCACGTGGCTGAGTGTTTCGAATACCCAATCGGTATCCGTCTAAATGGTAAAGAGCGTACTGATGTTGAAGAATACTGCATCAGCGAAGGTTGGGTGAAGATTCCTTCTCCTAAAGCACTTGATCGTTTCGGTCAGCCAATGCTTATTACTCTTAAAGGCACTGTAGAAGCTTACTACATCGAAGAATAA
- a CDS encoding class I SAM-dependent methyltransferase, which translates to MDEHSEIWRQYYQKALDKPHSKRTEFAMKLNESGLNVAIDCGCGTGSDIEFLEQQGHQVYGFDVNSDSISICRDRFGQKALVEISQSAFEGYDYPKAGLVIANSSLFFAEPNQFDQTWQRIIESIEIGGVFAGDFMGVDDSWAYGYRTSTTPLTKAKVLSLFDTFEVIRFHERDEQALTSLGKMKHWHTYSVVAIKRRPT; encoded by the coding sequence ATGGATGAACATTCTGAGATTTGGCGTCAGTATTATCAAAAAGCCTTAGATAAGCCTCATTCAAAAAGAACAGAATTCGCTATGAAGCTGAACGAGTCAGGCTTAAATGTCGCGATTGACTGCGGTTGTGGTACAGGAAGTGACATTGAGTTTTTAGAGCAGCAAGGCCACCAAGTTTATGGCTTCGACGTTAACTCTGACTCGATATCGATATGTCGAGACAGGTTCGGTCAAAAAGCTTTGGTCGAGATATCTCAAAGCGCATTTGAAGGTTATGATTATCCCAAAGCCGGGCTAGTGATTGCGAACTCCAGCCTATTTTTTGCAGAGCCAAATCAGTTCGATCAGACGTGGCAGCGAATCATCGAAAGCATTGAAATCGGTGGTGTATTCGCGGGCGATTTCATGGGGGTAGACGATAGTTGGGCTTATGGTTATCGAACCTCTACAACGCCCCTCACAAAGGCAAAAGTACTGAGTTTATTTGATACGTTCGAAGTTATCCGTTTTCACGAGCGAGACGAACAAGCGCTTACATCATTAGGCAAGATGAAGCATTGGCATACTTACTCTGTTGTGGCGATTAAGCGACGTCCAACCTAG
- a CDS encoding membrane lipoprotein lipid attachment site-containing protein, with product MNKSLIALVLTAVLAGCSSGGTSDPAQPQFDGDHGYENIDPGFGDKDVDGGYENPESDPGYGAEAPTLKDKIAQADLGFIHIPELGDIPFFNKGNDEANISAVKERDHDGETLYSIYVGERRVGEILVHDGHVKVTAGDKEINASKKNYQDTEYTFWTVRDTNGNVIGDFKRVDDGVWIFREEIERQTFVVKYHDGKWNFIPVADIKNKVKDKLPTHAEVTKVRTKMQVNKLRTLK from the coding sequence ATGAACAAATCACTTATCGCGCTTGTCCTTACTGCCGTTCTTGCGGGTTGCTCATCTGGCGGAACCTCAGACCCGGCTCAACCGCAATTCGATGGGGATCATGGCTATGAAAATATCGACCCAGGCTTTGGGGACAAAGATGTTGATGGCGGATACGAGAATCCTGAATCAGATCCAGGTTACGGTGCCGAAGCCCCGACCTTAAAAGATAAAATCGCTCAAGCCGACCTTGGTTTTATACACATCCCAGAGCTAGGCGATATCCCTTTCTTCAATAAAGGTAACGATGAAGCAAACATCAGTGCGGTGAAGGAACGAGACCATGATGGCGAAACGTTATACAGCATCTACGTTGGCGAGCGACGTGTCGGTGAAATATTAGTTCACGATGGTCATGTTAAAGTAACCGCAGGCGATAAAGAAATTAACGCGAGTAAGAAAAATTACCAAGACACTGAATACACATTTTGGACAGTTAGAGACACCAACGGTAACGTGATTGGAGACTTTAAACGTGTAGACGATGGTGTTTGGATTTTCCGTGAAGAAATAGAACGTCAAACATTTGTTGTTAAATATCATGATGGTAAGTGGAACTTTATCCCAGTTGCCGATATCAAGAACAAAGTTAAAGACAAACTGCCTACTCATGCTGAAGTGACAAAAGTACGTACCAAGATGCAGGTAAACAAACTACGCACTTTAAAATAG
- a CDS encoding GNAT family N-acetyltransferase: MNLTVRQVVVSDAQGIIDVLNPIITEARYTILDKTFTVEEEKAFIESFPERGVFSVAVNETTGDLLGFQNVEPFASYTKAFDHVGIIGTYVDANSRGQGVAKHLFEHTFEVAKAKGYEKLFAYVLADNERALAAYLKQGFETVGIAKKHAKIGEQYFDEILIEKFL; the protein is encoded by the coding sequence ATGAACTTAACAGTCAGACAAGTCGTGGTAAGCGATGCTCAAGGCATAATTGACGTATTGAATCCAATTATCACTGAAGCGCGTTACACTATCTTGGATAAGACGTTTACGGTCGAAGAAGAAAAGGCATTTATTGAGTCGTTTCCAGAGCGAGGTGTATTCAGTGTTGCTGTCAATGAAACGACTGGTGACCTGCTTGGTTTTCAAAACGTAGAGCCGTTTGCCTCATATACCAAAGCCTTTGACCACGTCGGTATTATTGGGACTTATGTTGACGCAAATAGCCGTGGGCAAGGCGTCGCAAAGCATTTATTTGAACATACATTCGAAGTCGCAAAAGCCAAAGGCTACGAAAAGCTTTTTGCTTATGTCCTAGCAGATAACGAGCGCGCATTAGCGGCGTACCTCAAACAAGGCTTTGAAACTGTCGGAATTGCAAAGAAACACGCCAAGATTGGTGAGCAATACTTTGATGAGATTCTTATCGAGAAATTCTTGTAA
- a CDS encoding universal stress protein, protein MEYRHILVAVELSDDTKVLIDRATFFADKLDADISFVYIDGTHGEIYPELVDIQANDGDLPINQDAVNHLKEFEAYAKHPIKHIFVGTGDLNDKLKNTISANNVDLLMCGHHHDFWHKLISHSKQIIDTSPIDILVVPME, encoded by the coding sequence ATGGAATACCGACATATTCTAGTCGCCGTTGAATTGTCTGACGACACCAAAGTACTGATTGATAGAGCGACTTTCTTCGCAGATAAACTCGATGCGGATATTTCGTTTGTCTACATCGATGGTACGCATGGAGAAATCTACCCTGAGCTAGTTGATATTCAAGCAAATGACGGTGATTTACCCATCAATCAAGATGCCGTTAACCACTTGAAGGAATTCGAGGCTTACGCAAAGCACCCTATTAAGCATATTTTTGTAGGTACGGGCGATTTGAACGATAAGCTCAAGAACACGATCTCAGCAAATAACGTTGACCTATTGATGTGCGGCCATCACCATGATTTTTGGCATAAGCTTATTTCCCACTCGAAACAGATAATCGATACATCTCCGATTGATATCTTGGTCGTTCCGATGGAATAG
- the glpT gene encoding glycerol-3-phosphate transporter produces the protein MFGIFKPMAHIDRLSSDKIDSTYTRLRWQLFIGIFVGYAGYYLVRKNFSLAMPYLIEQGFSRGELGVALAAVSIAYGLSKFLMGSVSDRSNPRYFLSGGLLMSALVMFCFGFMPWATGSITAMFILLFLNGWFQGMGWPACGRTMVHWWSRKERGEIVSVWNVAHNVGGGLIGPMFLLGLWAFNDDWRTAFYVPAFFATLVAIFIWFTVRDTPQSCGLPPIEEHKNDYPDDYDKSHETEMTAKEIFFKYVFNNKLLWSIAIANAFVYLIRYGVLDWAPVYLKEAKDFSVDKSSWAYFLYEWAGIPGTLLCGWISDKLFKGRRAPAGILFMVLVTIAVLVYWFNPAGNPTIDMMALVAIGFLIYGPVMLIGLYALELAPKKAAGTAAGLTGLFGYLGGAVAANAVLGFMVDHYGWDGGFTILVGACVASIICLLYAFVGERKHHKEKSLEREKEAIA, from the coding sequence ATGTTTGGAATATTCAAACCTATGGCGCATATCGATCGTTTGTCATCAGATAAGATCGATAGCACTTACACACGATTACGATGGCAACTGTTCATCGGTATTTTTGTTGGCTACGCGGGTTACTACCTAGTCCGTAAAAACTTCAGTTTGGCAATGCCTTACTTGATTGAACAGGGTTTCAGCCGTGGTGAGCTGGGTGTGGCATTAGCAGCCGTATCTATTGCTTACGGTTTATCTAAATTCTTAATGGGTAGCGTTTCTGACCGTTCTAACCCTCGTTATTTCCTCAGTGGTGGCTTGTTAATGTCGGCACTGGTTATGTTCTGCTTTGGTTTCATGCCTTGGGCAACCGGCAGCATCACCGCAATGTTTATTCTTCTATTCCTGAACGGTTGGTTCCAAGGTATGGGCTGGCCAGCGTGTGGACGAACCATGGTGCACTGGTGGTCACGTAAAGAGCGTGGCGAGATCGTGTCAGTATGGAACGTTGCCCACAACGTGGGTGGTGGATTGATTGGTCCAATGTTCTTATTGGGTCTGTGGGCTTTTAACGACGATTGGCGAACCGCTTTTTATGTTCCTGCATTTTTTGCCACTCTCGTTGCTATTTTTATTTGGTTCACAGTAAGAGACACCCCTCAATCTTGTGGTCTACCGCCAATTGAAGAGCACAAAAACGACTACCCAGATGACTACGACAAATCTCACGAAACTGAGATGACAGCGAAAGAGATCTTCTTTAAGTACGTATTCAATAACAAACTGCTGTGGTCTATCGCAATTGCAAACGCGTTCGTTTACCTAATTCGTTATGGCGTACTGGACTGGGCACCTGTTTACCTAAAAGAAGCGAAAGACTTCTCTGTAGATAAATCTTCTTGGGCTTACTTCTTGTATGAGTGGGCAGGTATCCCTGGCACGCTATTGTGTGGTTGGATCTCAGATAAGCTATTCAAGGGGCGTCGTGCTCCAGCTGGTATCTTGTTCATGGTATTGGTGACTATCGCGGTTCTAGTTTACTGGTTTAACCCGGCAGGTAACCCAACTATTGATATGATGGCATTGGTTGCAATTGGTTTCCTAATCTACGGTCCGGTAATGCTAATTGGTCTATACGCACTTGAACTTGCACCTAAGAAAGCTGCGGGTACAGCTGCTGGTCTAACAGGTCTATTTGGTTACTTAGGTGGCGCAGTTGCAGCAAACGCAGTACTTGGCTTCATGGTTGACCATTACGGATGGGATGGTGGTTTCACTATCTTGGTGGGTGCTTGTGTTGCTTCAATCATCTGTCTGCTGTACGCGTTTGTCGGTGAGCGTAAGCACCATAAAGAGAAAAGCCTTGAGCGAGAGAAAGAGGCAATAGCTTAA
- a CDS encoding ASCH domain-containing protein → MEERSKAYLDSYLNTLPAEVAKQYTSFSADYYCADEYNANLCAQLILKGEKQASCSLEYWYSHEGETIPVVGHLQVVTDWNGDPVCIVELTSVSLCPYNQVTAEFAAAEGEGDKTLAWWREAHWNFFSRECEELKITPSEDMMLVLERFKVVHQ, encoded by the coding sequence ATGGAAGAAAGAAGCAAAGCTTATCTAGATAGCTATCTCAATACACTGCCGGCTGAGGTTGCCAAACAATACACCTCATTCAGTGCCGACTATTACTGTGCGGATGAATACAATGCCAACCTGTGTGCGCAGCTGATACTGAAAGGTGAAAAACAAGCCTCGTGCAGCTTGGAGTATTGGTACAGCCATGAAGGCGAAACCATACCCGTTGTTGGACATTTACAGGTGGTCACTGATTGGAACGGTGATCCTGTCTGTATTGTTGAACTTACCTCGGTGTCATTGTGCCCATATAACCAAGTGACGGCTGAGTTTGCTGCCGCTGAAGGCGAGGGGGACAAAACGTTGGCATGGTGGCGAGAAGCGCACTGGAACTTTTTCTCTCGTGAGTGTGAAGAGCTAAAGATTACGCCAAGTGAAGACATGATGTTGGTGCTTGAGCGTTTCAAAGTCGTCCATCAATAA
- a CDS encoding PcfJ domain-containing protein, which produces MTALLTIPTRTLGFDYDIEIRDWSQKLVGFHVFEDGRRPLDGGIGLSLNLIEQFDVNGRWLETLPARYREITDNFPEYQYQMLWLAANTYEAAQRLELRPVILALICMKYSVDNQKALELSRLGQKKILAKLGLDSSKATLKFIDKLELHYNVGDELDHIVRILEPLQRRVLKFKHYSKVGYTALRLDQVHPFLTGSRLGIAMVEEGRLNSPSKMAMFQDAILLGQDLEIDDPLRSITSQNSFAMFEQLHDRWTEQRQLRRLEGSRPMDMDIPYPVPLLGNENIHPITDYFDLEKEGIEQKHCIGVYHNRIMSDRYVVFRMMKPQRLTIGLRRVPSKTFPFEIDQICGKRNAPPTEAARQVIHDWLEESKQTYPNQHWLK; this is translated from the coding sequence ATGACAGCATTACTCACCATTCCCACCCGAACACTTGGCTTTGATTACGATATCGAGATTCGTGATTGGTCACAAAAATTGGTTGGCTTCCATGTGTTTGAAGACGGACGACGTCCACTCGATGGTGGTATTGGGTTAAGCCTTAACCTGATAGAGCAATTTGATGTTAACGGGCGATGGTTAGAAACTCTGCCAGCACGTTACCGTGAAATCACAGACAACTTTCCAGAGTATCAGTACCAAATGCTATGGTTGGCGGCGAACACCTATGAAGCGGCACAACGGTTGGAATTACGGCCAGTGATTTTGGCGCTGATTTGCATGAAATACAGTGTTGATAACCAGAAGGCTCTGGAACTAAGCCGTTTAGGGCAAAAGAAGATCCTGGCTAAGCTTGGTTTAGACAGTAGCAAAGCGACGTTAAAATTTATCGATAAGCTTGAGTTGCACTATAACGTTGGTGATGAACTCGATCATATCGTGCGAATTTTAGAGCCGCTGCAAAGACGTGTTCTTAAGTTTAAGCACTACTCGAAGGTTGGCTACACGGCACTGCGTTTGGATCAGGTACACCCATTTTTAACCGGAAGTCGATTGGGCATTGCAATGGTTGAAGAAGGTAGACTCAATTCTCCGTCAAAGATGGCGATGTTCCAAGATGCGATATTGTTGGGGCAGGATTTAGAAATTGATGATCCTTTACGTTCAATAACCAGTCAGAACTCGTTCGCAATGTTCGAACAACTCCACGACCGTTGGACTGAGCAGCGTCAATTGCGACGTTTAGAAGGCAGTCGCCCAATGGACATGGATATCCCGTATCCGGTCCCTTTGCTGGGGAATGAAAACATTCACCCAATTACGGATTACTTTGATCTTGAGAAAGAGGGCATTGAACAAAAGCACTGTATCGGCGTGTATCATAATCGCATTATGAGTGATCGCTATGTGGTGTTTCGAATGATGAAACCACAGCGCTTAACCATAGGTTTACGTCGTGTTCCAAGTAAAACGTTTCCTTTCGAGATTGACCAAATCTGCGGAAAAAGAAACGCGCCACCGACTGAGGCAGCTCGTCAAGTGATCCACGATTGGTTGGAAGAGAGCAAGCAAACATACCCTAACCAACATTGGTTAAAGTAG
- a CDS encoding GNAT family N-acetyltransferase, whose amino-acid sequence MQKVVFRQCVQHSRHWQELERLFQSEWADFEFRSAYPEQSDPTNTRLPPVIVVIRDNVVIGGLAYSHFQEPHQVRDVVWINAVYVDEKWRGQGIASDLIKRAVEQMPAFYQSKAEEVSASQLYAYTNIPSLYLSLGWSSVNIDTDPDHHVMCVSF is encoded by the coding sequence ATGCAAAAAGTCGTTTTTAGACAATGTGTCCAGCACTCTCGACATTGGCAAGAGCTTGAACGCCTTTTTCAAAGTGAATGGGCGGACTTTGAGTTTAGATCAGCCTATCCAGAACAATCGGACCCAACCAATACTCGTCTACCGCCAGTGATCGTGGTCATTCGCGACAATGTTGTCATTGGTGGCTTAGCGTATTCCCACTTTCAAGAACCTCATCAAGTAAGGGATGTTGTTTGGATTAATGCTGTTTATGTTGATGAGAAATGGCGAGGCCAAGGCATTGCGAGTGATTTGATTAAGCGAGCGGTTGAACAGATGCCAGCCTTCTACCAATCGAAAGCCGAGGAAGTTTCTGCATCTCAGCTTTACGCCTATACCAATATACCGTCCTTGTACCTATCTCTCGGTTGGTCGAGCGTCAATATTGATACCGACCCAGACCATCATGTGATGTGCGTTTCTTTTTGA